A genomic segment from Chitinophaga niabensis encodes:
- a CDS encoding LOG family protein, producing the protein MNDSLKNLKDRDWTETKAHSSWQIFKIMAEFVEGFETLAKIGPCISIFGSARTREGNPYYELACEVASRLAQDGFGIISGGGPGIMEAANKGAQKAKGKSVGLNISLPHEQYPNTYIDYDKSVNFDYFFVRKVMFAKYSQGFIMMPGGFGTMDEFFEVATLIQTKKMTETPLVLVGKEYWSGLLEWIDAVMMKKESNIHPEDLNLLKVFDTADEVVDYFRVFYTTNRLRPNF; encoded by the coding sequence ATGAATGACTCTTTAAAGAACCTGAAGGACCGTGATTGGACAGAAACAAAAGCACACTCGAGCTGGCAGATATTTAAGATAATGGCGGAGTTTGTGGAAGGCTTTGAAACATTGGCCAAGATCGGCCCATGTATTTCCATATTTGGTTCCGCCCGCACAAGGGAAGGTAACCCGTATTATGAACTGGCCTGCGAAGTGGCCAGCCGCCTGGCGCAGGATGGATTCGGTATTATTTCCGGCGGAGGCCCCGGTATCATGGAAGCAGCTAACAAAGGCGCACAAAAAGCAAAAGGCAAAAGCGTGGGCCTGAATATCTCCCTGCCACATGAACAATATCCCAACACTTATATCGATTATGATAAAAGCGTCAACTTCGATTATTTCTTCGTTCGCAAAGTAATGTTCGCCAAATACTCCCAGGGCTTTATCATGATGCCCGGTGGCTTTGGAACAATGGACGAATTCTTTGAAGTAGCCACACTCATTCAAACCAAAAAGATGACGGAAACACCCCTGGTGCTGGTAGGTAAAGAATATTGGAGTGGTTTGCTGGAATGGATAGACGCAGTGATGATGAAGAAGGAAAGCAATATCCATCCGGAAGATCTGAACCTGCTGAAAGTATTTGATACCGCAGATGAAGTAGTGGATTATTTCCGTGTATTCTACACTACCAACAGGTTACGCCCGAACTTCTAG
- a CDS encoding TIGR03364 family FAD-dependent oxidoreductase, translating into MIQQKQADVAVIGAGIVGLSMAYHLVQQGKSVVVFERNSRAQGASIRNFGLVWTIGQPPGRIYERALYGRSVWKDIAAKTGLACQETGSLHLAYHDDEAAVIEEFAQTEGIHCSMLTPAQTAEKSKAYKQQGLKAALWSPMEMMVAPRQASAVIASWLEEQHAVSFRFNTAVNGISMPHIETAAEKWTVGQVYVCAGADFETLYPQVFAEAPLTKCKLQMLRTVPQPGSWQLGPALSTGLSMVYYASFAHCKSLSALKQRINTSFPEYQKYGVHLLVSQNGAGELSLGDSHEYGHTVDPFDKEHINQLILQYLPNFLNVPTLEIQERWHGVYPKLTNGEHDLVLHPEKGVTIVNGLGGAGMTLSFGLAKELTAQL; encoded by the coding sequence ATGATACAGCAAAAACAAGCAGATGTTGCCGTAATAGGGGCCGGCATAGTAGGCCTTTCCATGGCTTATCACCTTGTGCAGCAAGGGAAGAGCGTTGTGGTATTTGAACGGAACTCCCGGGCCCAGGGAGCTTCTATCCGCAACTTTGGCCTGGTTTGGACCATCGGGCAGCCTCCCGGGCGAATTTATGAACGCGCGCTGTATGGCAGGAGCGTTTGGAAAGACATTGCCGCAAAAACAGGACTGGCTTGCCAGGAAACAGGCTCTCTTCATCTCGCTTATCATGATGATGAAGCTGCCGTGATAGAAGAATTCGCACAAACAGAGGGCATTCACTGCAGCATGCTCACACCTGCACAAACCGCAGAGAAAAGCAAAGCGTACAAACAGCAAGGTCTTAAAGCCGCATTATGGAGCCCCATGGAAATGATGGTGGCCCCCCGGCAGGCCAGCGCTGTCATTGCATCCTGGCTGGAAGAACAACATGCTGTCAGTTTCCGTTTTAATACAGCCGTGAATGGTATCAGCATGCCGCATATTGAAACTGCGGCTGAAAAATGGACGGTGGGGCAGGTGTATGTTTGTGCCGGTGCAGACTTTGAAACCCTTTATCCGCAGGTGTTTGCAGAGGCTCCACTCACAAAGTGCAAATTGCAGATGCTGCGTACTGTGCCACAGCCGGGCAGTTGGCAATTAGGCCCTGCCCTTAGCACAGGGCTTTCCATGGTATATTATGCTTCTTTTGCTCATTGTAAAAGTTTAAGCGCATTAAAGCAAAGGATAAATACTTCCTTCCCTGAATACCAGAAGTATGGTGTACATCTGCTGGTATCACAGAACGGTGCGGGGGAATTATCCTTAGGTGATTCACACGAATACGGCCATACGGTAGACCCTTTCGACAAAGAACATATCAATCAACTGATCTTACAATATCTTCCCAATTTTCTGAACGTGCCTACACTGGAGATCCAGGAGCGATGGCATGGTGTATATCCTAAACTCACCAACGGAGAGCACGACCTGGTGCTGCATCCGGAGAAAGGAGTAACCATCGTGAACGGATTGGGCGGTGCAGGAATGACCTTGTCTTTTGGCCTGGCAAAAGAGCTTACTGCTCAGCTTTGA
- a CDS encoding PorP/SprF family type IX secretion system membrane protein: MRKNRYHIILICCLAAALPASAQDLHFSQYFNSPLSTNPANTGFIPDGNYRIGINYRNQWATIPVPYKTMSLFGDFQLFRDQLTYGWVGIGGLLLRDVAGSGNLTSTKGYGSVAYHQLLGQSSLISAGFNVGYANKRVDLNKLTFGTQWNGNFFDSQMASGEPIVNSSVGYFDMQVGMNYAFFPNEQIYINGGFSVHHINEPRETFYGGDNQIDRRYIGFLNASFKLNDYIILNPSAYYARQAGSSEVMAGGYAAYNLSGNGEKQVFGGAYYRFGDAFALLVGYQLNQFKLMFNYDVTASQLAASNRRQGAYELSLIYTGLYPNRSFANARRYTLCPSF; this comes from the coding sequence ATGAGAAAGAACCGTTACCATATAATACTGATTTGTTGCCTCGCGGCAGCCTTACCGGCGTCCGCGCAAGACCTGCATTTTTCTCAATACTTTAATTCTCCTTTGTCTACAAATCCGGCCAATACAGGTTTTATACCGGATGGCAACTATCGCATAGGTATCAATTACCGCAATCAGTGGGCTACCATTCCGGTGCCGTATAAAACGATGTCTTTATTTGGAGACTTCCAGCTTTTCCGTGATCAGCTGACATATGGCTGGGTTGGGATTGGCGGTTTGCTGCTGCGCGATGTGGCGGGTTCCGGTAACCTTACTTCCACCAAAGGATATGGTTCCGTTGCTTATCACCAGTTGCTGGGGCAGAGCAGTCTGATCTCTGCCGGTTTCAATGTGGGATATGCCAATAAAAGGGTAGACCTGAATAAGCTCACCTTCGGTACACAATGGAACGGGAATTTCTTTGATTCACAGATGGCATCCGGTGAACCGATCGTGAATTCTTCCGTAGGATATTTTGATATGCAGGTAGGGATGAACTATGCTTTCTTCCCCAATGAGCAGATCTATATCAATGGTGGTTTTTCTGTTCATCATATCAATGAACCCCGCGAAACTTTCTATGGTGGGGATAACCAGATAGACAGAAGGTACATTGGTTTCTTAAATGCGAGTTTCAAACTGAATGATTATATCATCTTAAACCCCAGTGCATACTACGCCCGCCAGGCAGGTTCCAGTGAAGTGATGGCAGGTGGTTATGCCGCGTACAATCTTTCCGGCAATGGAGAGAAACAGGTTTTTGGTGGCGCCTATTATCGTTTTGGCGATGCATTTGCATTGCTGGTAGGTTACCAGTTGAACCAGTTCAAACTGATGTTCAACTACGATGTAACAGCCAGTCAGCTGGCTGCTTCCAACCGCAGGCAGGGTGCATATGAATTGAGCCTGATCTATACCGGCCTTTATCCTAACCGCAGCTTTGCAAATGCAAGAAGGTATACTTTATGCCCATCTTTCTAA
- a CDS encoding DUF7948 domain-containing protein, which translates to MKSTRPIGIFSVLQVWILVMIGLPAMAQEHTHTSNLAPIEFVENKGQWQGDFQYRAALGNVSVFTKKNGFRFLLLHKEDMSKLEASKHGQVSDPDKPPVYYPKSGDGSKNNPDLTVSKPGSGGGGYVPGQVRGHAYDLEFLNASPNPEIIPSKPTQENISYIIGNDPSKWKSEIGAYTNLLYKDLYQGIDLQVYSETGQMKYDLIVHPGSDPGRIQFAYTGATAVTLQKGNLHVQTSVGETIELMPFAYQYIDNQRKSVKVQYELKGKQVSFKVSGKYDNQYPLVIDPTIVFATLSGSRADNWGFTATYDAQGNFYGGGIAFDVGYPVSPGSYDNSFNGKAFDMAITKFNPQGSRIIYSTYIGGAGEDQPHSLFVDAGGNLVISGRTNAGNYPVTATVGPQGGFDIVVTKLNAAGSGLIGSMRIGGSSNDGANITASKGSGTDVLLRNYGDDARSEVVVDGGGNIYVASSTQSSNFPATPGTFQPTYGGGRQDGVLLKIDPTCNNLIWGSFIGGNAEDAAYVLAVNGGNSVYVAGGTASANFPARGGAVYPTYRGGACDGYITHVSADGSTILQSTFIGSDNSRADQVYGIQLDRNGDVYVMGTTEGTWPVLQPTGTATFYNDNSKQFITKLRPDLSALIYSTTFGKAAPQPSLSPVAFLVDRCQNVYVSGWGGLLNSGSHFSNSGTSGLRVTPDARKPTTDNSDFYFFVMKRDATDILYGSFYGGNGLLEHVDGGTSRFDQNGVIYQAICAACPQGDRRLRFPTTPGAYNTGIPDGCNLGALKIAFNLDGVRAGFTTQERKKNYCVPSTITFVDTTLIPAQSWTWNFGDGSPEQTNTSTTMTHTYTTIGDYRVRLIKFDPGSCNVYDTAYMDIRIRADQATVGFTETRLPPCTSLMYEFVNNSVAPLGKPFTNTSFTWDFGDGTPKVTAGTATQQHSYASEGIYNVTLTLTDTNYCNAPEVVTHQLRVAANVVAAFAVPDSACAPYLARFDNISKGGVTFQWDFGDGTSSTDIYPEHLYSQPGRYPVRLVANDPNTCNLTDDTVRFITIMPPPTAAFSFQPNKPQENTPTTFTNESTGATHYWWDFGDGNTSTEVNPTYQYVKTGTYEVCLIATTQFGCQDTVCQTVSAIVNPLFDVPTAFSPNGDGINDVWEIKGFGVSKYDMKVFNRWGQLMFHSTSQKQGWDGRFNGAIQPMDAYAYVLSIEFSDGVTANKTGNVTLLR; encoded by the coding sequence TTGAAATCTACTCGCCCTATCGGCATTTTTAGTGTATTGCAAGTCTGGATACTGGTTATGATTGGTTTGCCAGCAATGGCACAGGAACATACACACACCAGCAACCTCGCTCCCATTGAATTTGTGGAGAACAAGGGGCAGTGGCAGGGTGATTTTCAGTATAGGGCGGCTTTAGGAAATGTGAGCGTTTTTACAAAAAAGAACGGTTTCCGTTTCCTGCTCCTCCATAAAGAGGACATGAGCAAACTGGAAGCTTCCAAACATGGCCAGGTAAGTGATCCTGACAAACCTCCCGTATATTATCCCAAATCCGGCGACGGCTCAAAAAATAATCCTGATCTTACTGTAAGTAAACCCGGTAGCGGCGGCGGTGGATATGTGCCCGGCCAGGTAAGAGGGCATGCTTACGATCTGGAATTCCTTAACGCATCTCCCAACCCGGAGATCATTCCTTCCAAACCTACCCAGGAGAATATCTCGTATATCATAGGTAATGACCCTTCTAAATGGAAATCAGAGATCGGCGCGTATACCAATCTGCTGTACAAAGATCTGTACCAGGGGATTGATCTCCAGGTTTACTCAGAAACCGGCCAGATGAAATACGACCTGATCGTACATCCCGGCAGCGACCCCGGCAGGATCCAGTTTGCCTATACCGGTGCCACCGCAGTTACCCTGCAAAAAGGGAACCTGCATGTGCAAACATCCGTAGGGGAAACCATTGAGCTCATGCCTTTTGCCTACCAGTACATCGATAATCAGCGGAAATCTGTGAAGGTGCAGTACGAATTGAAAGGCAAACAGGTATCCTTCAAAGTATCCGGTAAATATGATAATCAATATCCGCTGGTGATAGACCCCACCATCGTATTCGCTACCCTGTCCGGCTCAAGGGCCGATAACTGGGGCTTTACTGCCACATATGATGCACAGGGTAATTTCTACGGCGGCGGTATCGCATTTGATGTAGGTTACCCGGTATCTCCCGGTTCTTACGATAATTCATTTAACGGGAAGGCGTTTGATATGGCCATCACCAAATTCAATCCGCAGGGTTCCCGTATCATTTACTCTACTTACATCGGTGGTGCCGGTGAAGATCAGCCGCATAGCCTTTTTGTAGATGCAGGGGGGAACCTCGTGATCTCCGGAAGGACCAATGCCGGCAATTATCCTGTTACAGCTACCGTAGGCCCGCAGGGCGGTTTCGATATCGTTGTCACCAAACTGAATGCAGCCGGTTCCGGATTGATCGGTTCCATGCGTATCGGCGGCTCTTCTAACGACGGCGCTAATATCACTGCCAGTAAAGGAAGCGGTACAGATGTGCTGTTACGGAACTATGGTGACGATGCCCGTAGTGAAGTGGTAGTAGATGGCGGAGGCAATATCTATGTGGCCAGTTCCACCCAATCATCCAATTTCCCCGCAACACCCGGGACCTTCCAGCCCACTTATGGTGGTGGCCGGCAGGATGGGGTGCTGCTGAAAATAGATCCTACCTGTAACAACCTTATCTGGGGCAGCTTCATCGGGGGCAACGCAGAAGATGCAGCATATGTATTGGCCGTGAATGGAGGGAACAGTGTATATGTGGCAGGAGGAACTGCCAGTGCTAATTTCCCTGCACGCGGTGGTGCCGTATATCCAACATACAGAGGTGGCGCCTGCGATGGTTATATCACCCACGTTTCCGCAGATGGCAGCACTATCCTGCAATCTACTTTCATCGGCTCTGATAACAGCAGGGCAGACCAGGTGTATGGTATTCAGCTGGACAGGAACGGAGATGTATATGTAATGGGAACAACAGAAGGTACATGGCCAGTGCTGCAACCTACCGGTACCGCTACTTTCTACAACGATAATTCAAAACAGTTCATCACCAAATTACGCCCCGATCTTTCAGCGCTGATCTACTCCACCACTTTCGGGAAAGCAGCACCGCAACCAAGTTTATCGCCGGTGGCTTTTTTGGTGGACAGGTGTCAGAACGTATACGTATCCGGCTGGGGTGGTTTGCTGAACAGCGGCAGTCATTTCAGTAACTCCGGAACTTCCGGCCTGCGTGTTACGCCGGATGCACGGAAACCAACAACAGATAACAGCGACTTCTACTTCTTTGTGATGAAGAGGGATGCTACAGATATCCTTTATGGTTCTTTCTATGGTGGTAACGGATTACTGGAGCACGTGGATGGTGGTACCAGCCGCTTTGATCAGAACGGTGTGATCTACCAGGCCATTTGTGCAGCCTGCCCGCAGGGAGACAGGAGATTACGTTTCCCTACCACGCCTGGCGCTTATAATACCGGTATTCCGGATGGCTGTAACCTCGGTGCTTTAAAGATTGCCTTTAACCTCGATGGGGTAAGGGCAGGATTTACCACGCAGGAAAGGAAAAAGAATTACTGCGTGCCTTCTACCATCACATTCGTTGATACTACGCTAATCCCTGCACAAAGCTGGACCTGGAATTTTGGGGACGGTTCACCGGAACAAACCAATACCAGCACTACCATGACGCATACCTACACTACAATCGGTGATTACAGGGTGCGGCTGATCAAATTTGATCCGGGTAGTTGTAATGTATACGATACGGCGTATATGGATATCCGTATCCGTGCAGACCAGGCTACGGTTGGTTTCACTGAAACAAGGCTGCCCCCCTGTACTTCCCTTATGTATGAATTTGTGAACAACTCCGTGGCACCGCTGGGCAAACCTTTTACCAATACCTCCTTCACCTGGGATTTTGGAGATGGTACCCCCAAAGTAACTGCGGGTACGGCTACACAACAGCATTCTTACGCAAGTGAAGGCATATACAATGTAACGCTTACCCTCACAGATACCAATTATTGTAATGCGCCGGAAGTGGTCACGCATCAGCTACGTGTGGCCGCTAACGTAGTGGCGGCATTTGCTGTGCCGGACAGTGCCTGTGCTCCATACCTGGCCCGCTTTGATAATATCTCCAAAGGTGGTGTTACTTTCCAGTGGGATTTTGGAGACGGTACTTCTTCCACAGATATTTATCCAGAACATCTGTATTCACAACCCGGCAGATATCCTGTAAGGCTGGTCGCCAATGATCCGAACACCTGTAACCTTACAGACGACACTGTCAGGTTCATCACCATCATGCCGCCACCAACGGCAGCATTCTCCTTCCAGCCGAACAAGCCACAGGAGAATACACCCACAACCTTTACGAACGAATCCACCGGTGCAACACATTACTGGTGGGATTTTGGAGATGGTAATACATCTACGGAAGTAAATCCTACCTATCAATACGTTAAAACGGGAACATATGAAGTATGCCTGATCGCCACCACACAGTTTGGTTGCCAGGATACTGTCTGCCAGACCGTGAGCGCGATCGTGAACCCATTATTTGATGTGCCTACTGCTTTCTCGCCGAATGGAGACGGTATCAATGATGTATGGGAGATCAAGGGTTTTGGTGTGAGCAAATATGATATGAAAGTATTTAACCGCTGGGGTCAGTTAATGTTCCATTCAACCTCTCAGAAACAGGGATGGGATGGGCGTTTCAACGGAGCCATTCAGCCAATGGATGCGTATGCTTACGTACTCTCTATAGAGTTCTCAGATGGCGTTACCGCCAACAAAACGGGTAATGTAACATTGTTAAGATAG
- the recG gene encoding ATP-dependent DNA helicase RecG: MNLISSILSNPIEYLKGVGPQRGELLRKEINLHTFRDLLEYYPFRYVDRTKVDKIAHLSGIEDFVQIRGRIVYMEVMGEKRSKRLVATLQDETGRIELVWFQGWQWMEKSLRQNVSYLVFGRLSQFNSTLQMAHPEIDLVTEETATGKQHLEPVYYTTEKLKVKGLTAKAIGKLSANLLQQLQLAEIRENIPQPVLQAFRLMPRAQAFFKIHLPASEEEAKQAQRRLKFEELFLAQIRICRLKIRRHHQSHGFVFNAVGEVFNNFYNNHMPFPLTGAQKRVLKEIRKDTVTGRQMNRLLQGDVGSGKTMVALLTLLIAIDNGFQGCLMAPTEILAQQHYNGLSELLKDTPVKVALLTGNVKGKARKTILAETIEGTVHILIGTHALLENEVKFKHLGMAIVDEQHRFGVAQRARLWEKNNTPPHILVMTATPIPRTLAMTVYGDLDVSVIDEMPPGRKPITTVHRTEFQRPQVMDFIKEEIRKGRQAYIVYPLIEESANMDYENLTKGYEEVKAFFPEPKYYISMVHGRQPQAQKETNMQRFVAGDTQIMVATTVIEVGVNVPNASVMVIESTERFGLSQLHQLRGRVGRGAEQSFCILMTGNKLGKDSQERVKVMVKTNDGFVISEKDMELRGPGDMEGTRQSGLLDLKLADIVQDRAMLAAARECAEKILSEDPELELPENKPLSEYLATQRSKSSWSKIS; the protein is encoded by the coding sequence ATGAACCTTATCTCTTCCATATTATCCAATCCGATAGAATACCTCAAAGGGGTAGGACCCCAACGGGGAGAACTGTTGCGCAAAGAGATAAATCTGCACACCTTCCGCGACCTGCTGGAATATTATCCTTTCCGGTATGTGGACAGGACTAAAGTAGACAAGATCGCACACCTGAGCGGGATCGAAGACTTTGTACAGATCCGCGGACGTATTGTGTATATGGAGGTGATGGGAGAAAAACGTTCTAAAAGGCTGGTAGCCACCCTGCAGGATGAAACCGGCAGAATAGAGCTGGTGTGGTTCCAGGGATGGCAGTGGATGGAAAAGTCCCTGCGGCAGAATGTATCCTATCTCGTTTTCGGAAGGCTCTCGCAGTTCAACAGCACGCTGCAAATGGCCCATCCGGAAATAGACCTGGTAACGGAAGAGACCGCAACCGGCAAACAGCACCTGGAGCCGGTGTATTACACCACAGAAAAACTGAAAGTAAAAGGCCTAACGGCAAAGGCTATTGGAAAACTCTCTGCTAACCTGTTGCAGCAATTACAACTGGCCGAGATCAGGGAAAACATCCCCCAGCCGGTATTGCAGGCTTTCCGCCTTATGCCCCGGGCCCAGGCATTTTTCAAGATCCATTTACCCGCTTCGGAAGAAGAAGCAAAACAGGCCCAGCGGCGCCTCAAGTTTGAGGAGCTCTTCCTGGCACAGATCAGGATCTGCCGCCTCAAGATCCGGCGGCACCATCAGAGCCATGGTTTTGTGTTCAATGCCGTGGGGGAGGTCTTTAATAATTTCTACAATAACCATATGCCTTTCCCTCTAACAGGCGCGCAAAAACGCGTACTGAAAGAGATCAGGAAAGATACGGTCACCGGCCGCCAGATGAACCGTTTGCTCCAGGGAGATGTGGGCAGCGGAAAAACCATGGTAGCCCTGCTCACCCTGCTGATAGCCATTGACAATGGCTTCCAGGGCTGTTTAATGGCGCCTACGGAAATCCTGGCGCAGCAACATTACAACGGCCTCTCCGAACTGTTGAAAGACACACCGGTAAAAGTAGCCCTGCTTACCGGGAACGTAAAAGGCAAAGCCCGTAAAACCATCCTCGCAGAAACAATTGAAGGAACAGTGCATATCCTCATCGGTACCCATGCCCTGCTGGAAAATGAAGTGAAGTTTAAGCATCTTGGCATGGCCATTGTGGATGAACAACACAGGTTTGGTGTGGCACAACGGGCGCGGCTGTGGGAAAAGAACAATACCCCGCCGCACATCCTGGTGATGACGGCAACACCCATTCCCAGAACACTGGCCATGACCGTGTATGGCGACCTGGACGTTTCTGTTATAGATGAAATGCCTCCGGGCCGTAAGCCCATCACCACAGTACACCGCACAGAATTCCAGCGGCCACAGGTGATGGACTTTATCAAAGAGGAAATACGGAAAGGGCGCCAGGCCTATATCGTGTACCCGCTGATAGAAGAGTCCGCTAATATGGACTACGAAAACCTGACGAAAGGGTATGAAGAAGTGAAAGCCTTCTTCCCCGAACCTAAATATTACATCAGTATGGTGCATGGGCGTCAGCCACAGGCCCAGAAAGAAACCAATATGCAACGTTTTGTTGCCGGGGATACCCAGATCATGGTAGCCACCACCGTGATCGAAGTAGGCGTGAACGTACCGAACGCTTCCGTGATGGTGATAGAAAGTACAGAACGTTTTGGCTTATCCCAGCTTCACCAGTTAAGAGGCCGGGTAGGAAGGGGAGCCGAACAAAGTTTTTGTATCCTTATGACGGGCAATAAGTTAGGAAAGGATTCACAGGAACGGGTAAAGGTAATGGTGAAAACAAACGATGGATTTGTGATCTCCGAAAAGGATATGGAACTGCGGGGACCGGGAGATATGGAAGGCACCCGCCAGAGTGGCCTGCTGGACCTGAAACTCGCCGATATTGTGCAGGATAGAGCGATGCTTGCAGCCGCGAGGGAATGTGCAGAAAAGATCCTGTCAGAAGACCCCGAATTAGAACTGCCTGAGAATAAACCGCTTTCAGAATATTTGGCCACACAAAGGTCAAAATCTTCCTGGAGTAAAATATCTTAA
- a CDS encoding citrate (Si)-synthase, eukaryotic, giving the protein MSYIKEKFKAKADELNTEVKDLLKNHGTKKIDEGVTLAQAYQGMRGVTGLVTETSLLDANEGIRFRGYSIPELREQLPKAVNGAEPLPEGLFYLMLIGELPTEADVQNISSVLGRRSHVPNHVFDAIEALPISAHPMTMFTVAVMALQTESLFAKAYADGMNKKDYWSYMYEDSLNLIARLPRVAAYIYRRKYKNGEHIQPDGMLDWAGNFAHMLGYEDEGFKELMRLYMVIHADHEGGNVSAHTTHLVGSALSDAYLSFAAGMNGLAGPLHGLANQEVIKWILSMREELGGGVPTKDQIAAYVKKTLSEGKVVPGYGHAVLRKTDPRFTAQMEFAKNHIPDDELVKIVWSVYETVPPILQDLGKVKNPWPNVDAHSGALLLHYGLVEYEFYTVLFGVSRALGVLASLCWDRALGLSLERPKSVTSEWMKLFVEGKVEAIAE; this is encoded by the coding sequence ATGAGTTATATAAAAGAGAAATTCAAGGCTAAGGCAGACGAGCTGAACACAGAGGTTAAGGATCTGCTGAAGAATCATGGCACAAAAAAGATTGATGAGGGTGTAACCCTTGCCCAGGCTTACCAGGGTATGCGCGGTGTTACCGGGTTGGTTACAGAAACTTCCCTGCTGGATGCAAACGAGGGTATCCGCTTCCGCGGTTACTCTATACCAGAGTTGAGAGAACAGCTGCCAAAAGCAGTGAATGGAGCTGAACCTTTACCGGAAGGCCTGTTCTACCTGATGCTGATCGGTGAACTACCAACGGAAGCAGATGTACAGAACATCAGCAGCGTATTAGGCCGCCGCTCTCACGTGCCAAACCATGTGTTTGACGCTATCGAAGCATTACCTATCTCCGCTCACCCCATGACGATGTTTACCGTTGCGGTGATGGCTTTGCAAACTGAATCACTGTTTGCAAAAGCGTATGCTGACGGGATGAATAAAAAAGATTACTGGAGTTACATGTATGAGGATTCTCTGAACCTCATTGCACGTTTACCCCGCGTTGCCGCTTATATCTATCGCCGTAAATATAAAAATGGCGAACACATCCAACCGGATGGCATGCTGGATTGGGCCGGCAACTTCGCTCACATGCTGGGTTATGAAGATGAAGGCTTTAAAGAACTGATGCGTTTGTACATGGTGATCCACGCAGACCACGAAGGTGGTAACGTGAGCGCGCACACAACACACCTCGTAGGTTCTGCACTGAGCGATGCTTACCTTTCTTTCGCTGCCGGTATGAATGGCCTGGCTGGTCCTTTACACGGCCTCGCTAACCAGGAGGTGATCAAATGGATCCTCAGCATGCGCGAAGAACTGGGTGGCGGTGTTCCCACAAAAGATCAGATCGCCGCTTACGTAAAGAAAACATTGTCTGAAGGTAAAGTAGTACCGGGTTATGGCCACGCCGTACTCCGTAAAACTGATCCCCGCTTCACTGCACAAATGGAATTCGCCAAGAACCACATCCCTGATGATGAACTGGTGAAGATCGTTTGGAGCGTATACGAAACAGTTCCGCCAATTTTGCAGGACCTGGGTAAAGTAAAAAATCCATGGCCTAACGTAGATGCTCATTCCGGCGCATTACTGCTGCACTACGGACTTGTGGAATATGAATTCTACACCGTACTGTTTGGTGTATCCCGCGCACTGGGCGTTTTAGCTTCCCTCTGCTGGGACCGCGCACTGGGCCTCTCCCTGGAAAGACCTAAATCCGTTACTTCTGAATGGATGAAACTTTTCGTGGAAGGTAAAGTAGAAGCGATCGCTGAATAA